One Sphingobacteruim zhuxiongii DNA window includes the following coding sequences:
- the ilvA gene encoding threonine ammonia-lyase IlvA has product MSLDLSTLTIDSIQAKEQIKDVVKRTPLEYNQHLSEKYGAEVYLKREDLQVVRSYKLRGAFNKISSLSEDERARGVVCASAGNHAQGVALSCKRLGIKGVIFMPGPTPRQKITQTEMWGNGTIEIVLTGDTFDDCQKGALVYAEEHGMTFIPPFDDLKIIEGQGTVAVEILEDLPEVDAIFIPIGGGGLSSGVSYHMKKFAPQVKCYGVEPEGAASMQAALQNGGPIELSQINKFVDGAAVKKIGKLTYDISSQLLDSVKSIPEGKICTTILELYNKDAIVAEPAGALSIAALEFHKEEIKGKKVVCIVSGGNNDIDRMSEIKEMSLLYEGFKHYFIVRFPQRPGALRLLVTEVLGPKDDITRFEYIKKTERERGPALIGIELNDPKDYTSFIERLKAYKFDFIEVNKDQTLFEYLV; this is encoded by the coding sequence ATGAGTTTGGATTTATCAACCTTAACCATAGATAGCATTCAAGCCAAAGAACAGATCAAGGATGTTGTAAAAAGGACTCCCTTAGAATACAATCAACACTTATCTGAGAAATATGGCGCTGAGGTCTATTTGAAACGCGAAGATCTACAAGTCGTTCGTTCCTATAAGCTTCGAGGAGCTTTTAACAAAATTAGCAGCTTAAGCGAGGACGAAAGAGCACGTGGTGTGGTTTGTGCGTCAGCAGGAAATCATGCACAAGGCGTTGCTTTATCCTGCAAGAGACTTGGTATCAAAGGCGTAATCTTTATGCCTGGACCAACACCTCGCCAAAAGATTACACAAACTGAAATGTGGGGCAATGGCACAATTGAGATTGTCCTTACAGGAGATACATTTGACGATTGTCAAAAAGGCGCATTAGTCTATGCAGAAGAACATGGCATGACCTTCATCCCACCGTTCGATGATCTTAAAATCATAGAAGGTCAAGGAACTGTCGCTGTAGAAATATTAGAAGATTTACCAGAGGTTGATGCGATATTTATTCCGATTGGAGGTGGTGGTTTATCCTCGGGGGTAAGTTATCATATGAAAAAATTCGCACCGCAGGTTAAATGTTATGGAGTTGAGCCTGAAGGCGCCGCATCCATGCAAGCTGCTCTGCAAAATGGAGGACCGATTGAACTTTCGCAGATTAACAAATTTGTTGATGGTGCAGCTGTTAAAAAAATCGGTAAGTTGACCTATGATATTAGTAGCCAATTGTTAGACAGTGTAAAATCTATTCCGGAGGGTAAGATCTGTACGACAATATTGGAGCTGTACAATAAAGATGCAATTGTTGCTGAACCAGCTGGAGCACTTTCCATTGCGGCATTGGAATTTCATAAAGAAGAGATCAAAGGAAAGAAAGTTGTGTGTATCGTCTCTGGCGGAAACAACGACATCGACCGAATGAGTGAAATAAAAGAAATGTCTTTGCTATATGAAGGCTTCAAACATTATTTTATTGTTCGATTCCCTCAACGGCCTGGCGCTTTGAGACTGCTAGTAACAGAAGTATTAGGACCGAAAGATGATATCACTCGATTTGAATATATAAAAAAGACAGAACGCGAACGCGGACCTGCTCTTATTGGTATCGAATTAAACGATCCTAAGGATTATACGAGCTTTATTGAACGATTGAAAGCCTACAAATTTGACTTCATTGAAGTTAATAAGGATCAAACATTATTTGAATATTTAGTGTAG
- a CDS encoding alpha/beta hydrolase family protein, with the protein MKKYFLVAFLLSQSIGFAQENLNYQKPSAEILALADYQRPPAVVISPNKNWVLFLYRPTYKSLYDLGQAETRLAGLRMNAKTGMPSDELFYNKIELRSIDGKQVFDQLNLPKDPLISNLSFSPDSKMVAFTITEESGTALYMLNLETRQIDRLTGEVLNSVLDAPFRWNRTSDRLLVNKRVPAPVKLIDEYANLPKGPIISSSDGKISQLRTYQDLLKTPEDEQQFIELGNSELVWIDLSGREQAYKAADLYVGASFSPDGKYILLSTLKKPFSYVVPYYNFPQETNVYDLNGNLIKKVNETPLNEVMPKGFSSVRAGKRSFSWRQDKAATLSYVEAIDGGDASKPAEWRDELYNWEAPFDQSPKSLIKLADRFGGVFYGDDTYALVYSRWYDTRNVKAFLLNPTTGKHQLIEDRNSQDVYADPGKVYMDKNSFGTYSMYIRKDKTYWIGDGYTKEGEFPFIDELDLKTLKKRRLYTAKASAMQERISSVVDINKGDIIVSLQSPKDFPNFFSKNIKSNKQTAITAIQNPFKSLEAVHKEVLAYKRKDGVELSGTLYLPAGYDKSKKEKLPLLIWAYPREYKDKTTAGQSTNNPKEFTFPSYGSFVYWVTKGYAVLDNAAFPIVGEGKSEPNDTFIPQLVSNAEAAIDAVDQLGYIDRNRVAVGGHSYGAFMTAHLLSNSKLFAAGIARSGAYNRTLTPFGFQSEQRNFWDDPQLYMTMSPFMSADRMKTPMLLVHGAADNNPGTFTLQTERYFQALKNLGAPARMVILPRESHGYAAKENIFHLLWEQDQFLEKYLKPKQ; encoded by the coding sequence ATGAAAAAGTACTTTTTAGTCGCCTTTCTTTTGAGCCAATCTATCGGCTTTGCCCAAGAGAATTTAAACTATCAAAAACCATCTGCAGAAATCTTAGCCCTAGCAGATTATCAAAGACCTCCAGCAGTAGTTATTAGCCCTAACAAAAATTGGGTACTCTTTCTGTATAGACCAACTTATAAAAGCTTATATGATCTTGGTCAGGCAGAGACACGACTCGCCGGACTACGTATGAATGCGAAAACGGGAATGCCTAGCGACGAACTGTTCTACAACAAAATAGAGCTTCGTTCAATCGATGGCAAGCAAGTTTTTGACCAACTGAACCTGCCTAAAGATCCTTTAATTTCGAATCTAAGCTTTTCTCCAGATTCAAAAATGGTAGCCTTTACGATTACAGAAGAATCGGGAACGGCATTGTATATGTTAAACTTAGAAACGCGTCAGATTGATCGATTAACGGGAGAAGTATTGAATTCGGTTCTCGATGCGCCCTTCCGTTGGAATAGAACTTCCGATCGTCTATTAGTAAACAAACGCGTGCCAGCGCCTGTTAAATTGATCGATGAATATGCGAATCTTCCTAAAGGACCAATCATTTCCTCAAGTGATGGTAAGATCTCTCAGCTTCGAACATATCAAGATCTATTGAAAACTCCCGAGGATGAGCAACAATTTATAGAATTGGGAAATTCAGAATTAGTATGGATCGACTTAAGTGGGAGAGAGCAGGCCTACAAAGCTGCAGATTTGTACGTGGGAGCGAGTTTTTCGCCAGATGGAAAATATATTCTACTGAGCACGCTGAAGAAGCCATTTTCCTATGTTGTGCCTTACTACAATTTCCCACAGGAAACGAATGTGTATGATTTAAACGGTAACTTAATTAAAAAAGTCAACGAAACTCCATTGAACGAAGTGATGCCAAAAGGCTTTTCGTCCGTTAGAGCCGGTAAGCGAAGTTTTTCTTGGCGTCAAGATAAAGCAGCAACACTGTCTTATGTTGAAGCAATCGATGGAGGAGATGCAAGCAAGCCTGCCGAATGGCGTGACGAGTTGTACAACTGGGAAGCACCTTTCGATCAATCTCCGAAATCATTAATAAAACTGGCTGATCGCTTTGGGGGCGTATTTTACGGTGACGACACCTATGCTTTGGTGTACTCGCGTTGGTATGATACTCGAAATGTTAAAGCATTTTTATTAAATCCGACGACAGGAAAACATCAGCTCATCGAAGATCGGAATAGCCAAGACGTTTATGCAGATCCTGGAAAAGTGTATATGGATAAAAATAGTTTTGGAACCTATAGCATGTATATCCGCAAGGATAAGACTTATTGGATTGGCGATGGTTATACCAAAGAAGGTGAATTCCCCTTTATTGATGAGTTGGATTTAAAGACCCTGAAAAAAAGACGACTTTATACCGCCAAAGCCTCAGCCATGCAGGAACGAATTTCATCAGTGGTTGATATAAACAAAGGAGACATCATTGTTTCACTTCAATCGCCGAAGGATTTTCCAAATTTCTTCAGCAAGAATATCAAATCAAACAAGCAAACCGCCATTACAGCGATTCAAAATCCGTTTAAATCGTTAGAAGCGGTTCATAAAGAGGTGCTCGCCTATAAACGTAAAGACGGAGTTGAGTTATCAGGAACTTTGTATCTTCCAGCGGGTTATGACAAATCGAAAAAAGAGAAACTACCACTCTTAATTTGGGCATATCCAAGGGAGTACAAGGACAAAACAACTGCTGGACAAAGCACAAACAATCCGAAAGAGTTTACTTTTCCAAGTTATGGATCATTTGTCTATTGGGTTACAAAAGGCTATGCTGTTCTAGATAATGCGGCTTTTCCTATCGTAGGGGAGGGCAAATCGGAACCAAATGATACTTTTATTCCCCAATTGGTTTCGAATGCCGAAGCAGCAATTGATGCTGTTGATCAGCTAGGGTATATCGATCGTAATCGTGTTGCAGTGGGAGGTCACTCTTATGGAGCCTTCATGACCGCACATCTATTAAGCAATTCAAAATTATTTGCAGCCGGTATTGCGCGTTCAGGGGCCTATAATCGTACATTAACACCATTTGGCTTCCAGAGCGAGCAACGCAATTTTTGGGACGATCCTCAACTTTATATGACTATGTCTCCATTTATGAGCGCAGATCGAATGAAGACCCCTATGTTGCTTGTTCATGGTGCTGCAGATAATAACCCCGGCACTTTTACGCTTCAAACCGAGCGGTATTTCCAAGCACTAAAAAATTTGGGAGCTCCCGCACGAATGGTTATACTCCCTCGCGAATCCCACGGATATGCAGCGAAGGAGAACATCTTTCACCTTCTTTGGGAGCAAGATCAATTTCTGGAAAAATATCTTAAACCTAAGCAATAG
- a CDS encoding antibiotic biosynthesis monooxygenase family protein, with translation MVLEVAILNIKPGQSADFEIAFEQAKELIQSIKGYINHELKKCIEQEGQYILLVNWETLEDHTVGFRQSKVYQDWKHLLHHFYDPFPVVEHYI, from the coding sequence ATGGTGTTGGAAGTTGCTATTTTGAACATTAAGCCCGGTCAATCGGCGGATTTTGAAATCGCATTTGAACAAGCCAAAGAGCTAATACAATCCATAAAAGGCTATATCAATCATGAATTAAAGAAGTGTATCGAACAAGAGGGTCAATATATTCTCTTGGTCAACTGGGAAACATTAGAAGATCACACCGTAGGATTCCGACAATCTAAAGTTTACCAAGACTGGAAGCATCTATTACATCATTTTTATGATCCGTTCCCAGTAGTCGAACATTACATTTAA
- a CDS encoding ATP-binding cassette domain-containing protein: protein MPVAVHIKDFTLAFGQQTVLRDLSWTIEKGQHVVLAGKSGSGKSSLAKAIAGLTKGTGEIQVFYDSSSSLAPKTVYISNWYQFTNLEGDRNFYYQQRYNRHQGHDTLTVHAELMHFAEKEGLDFADIEKKINSFGFENVQQSQLIELSSGEHKKLQLVKSLWQKPQLLIIDEPYTGLDKKSRIVLNEWLDELANQGVQLLLISNDQILPSVINSFVQIIDGKVDQVESLADIKQDALRAKKELPLFLKAIPDTTYDHVADLKNIVIRYGEKEVLKNISWSVKVGEKWLLQGPNGSGKSTLLSLINGDHPQSYGLDISLFGNARGSGESIWDIKEKIGMISPEMHWYFDQQATVWHTLASGFYDSIGWFIDVKFHEKKQIEELMDFFDLTDYRDQLLHTLPLGKQRLAMLARSIIKNPPLLVLDEPCQGLDTVQAKYFNDVVDELCQYGKTLIYVGHYESQLPDCIEHRIVLERGEVLAIEHKVENVL from the coding sequence ATGCCTGTTGCTGTCCATATCAAAGACTTTACATTAGCATTCGGTCAACAGACCGTATTGCGAGATTTGTCATGGACAATAGAGAAAGGTCAGCACGTTGTTCTAGCAGGTAAATCCGGTTCGGGAAAATCGAGCTTAGCAAAAGCTATTGCAGGACTAACTAAAGGAACTGGAGAGATACAAGTTTTCTATGACTCCTCCAGTTCCTTAGCACCAAAAACTGTTTATATATCAAATTGGTATCAGTTTACCAATCTCGAAGGTGATCGAAACTTCTATTATCAACAGCGCTATAATCGACATCAGGGGCATGATACCTTAACGGTACACGCCGAGTTAATGCACTTTGCTGAAAAGGAAGGTTTAGATTTCGCGGATATCGAAAAGAAGATTAATTCATTCGGATTTGAGAATGTACAACAGTCTCAGTTGATTGAATTATCAAGTGGCGAACACAAGAAGTTACAGTTGGTTAAAAGCCTTTGGCAGAAACCACAGCTGTTAATCATTGATGAACCGTATACCGGACTTGATAAAAAGTCACGCATTGTATTAAACGAATGGTTGGATGAATTAGCGAATCAGGGAGTACAATTACTCCTAATAAGCAATGATCAAATATTACCATCTGTTATTAATTCATTCGTACAGATTATTGATGGCAAGGTTGATCAGGTTGAATCTTTAGCTGATATCAAACAGGATGCTCTTCGCGCGAAAAAAGAATTACCGCTGTTTTTAAAAGCTATCCCCGACACCACTTATGACCATGTAGCAGATCTTAAAAACATTGTCATTCGTTACGGTGAAAAGGAGGTATTGAAGAATATATCATGGTCTGTTAAAGTTGGTGAAAAATGGTTATTACAGGGACCTAATGGTTCTGGAAAATCGACCTTGTTGAGCTTAATAAACGGAGATCACCCGCAATCCTATGGACTAGATATTTCATTATTCGGTAATGCTAGAGGATCCGGCGAAAGCATATGGGATATTAAAGAAAAGATCGGGATGATTTCTCCAGAAATGCACTGGTATTTTGACCAACAAGCAACTGTATGGCATACCCTTGCATCTGGATTTTACGATAGCATCGGTTGGTTTATCGATGTGAAATTCCATGAGAAGAAGCAAATTGAAGAACTAATGGATTTTTTTGATCTTACTGACTATCGAGATCAATTACTCCATACGCTACCCTTGGGTAAACAACGACTGGCCATGTTGGCCAGAAGTATAATTAAAAATCCTCCCCTATTGGTGTTGGATGAGCCTTGTCAGGGTTTGGATACCGTACAGGCAAAATATTTTAACGATGTAGTCGATGAGCTTTGCCAATATGGCAAAACCTTAATTTACGTTGGCCATTATGAAAGCCAATTACCAGACTGCATTGAACATCGAATTGTATTAGAGCGTGGCGAAGTTTTAGCCATTGAACATAAAGTAGAAAACGTTTTATAG
- the leuD gene encoding 3-isopropylmalate dehydratase small subunit has product MKKFEKLSSRVVPLPIENVDTDQIIPARFLKATTRDGFGDNLFRDWRYDSHDQPKVDFVMNNPTFTGKILVAGKNFGCGSSREHAAWAIQDYGFDVVISSFFADIFKGNALNNGVLPITVTDEFLEKIFAQVFANPHTELQVDLETQTLTIAETGEQFAFEINPYKKSCLINGYDDIDFILSHVANIEQFESAR; this is encoded by the coding sequence ATGAAAAAATTTGAAAAATTATCCTCTCGTGTAGTTCCTCTACCGATAGAAAACGTAGATACAGATCAAATCATTCCCGCGCGCTTCTTGAAAGCGACTACTAGAGATGGCTTTGGTGACAATTTATTCCGTGACTGGCGTTATGATAGTCATGATCAACCAAAAGTTGATTTCGTAATGAATAACCCAACATTTACTGGAAAAATTCTTGTTGCAGGAAAGAACTTCGGATGTGGATCTTCTCGCGAACACGCTGCTTGGGCTATTCAAGACTATGGTTTCGACGTTGTTATTAGTTCATTCTTTGCAGACATCTTTAAAGGAAATGCACTAAACAATGGCGTGTTGCCAATTACTGTAACTGATGAGTTTCTTGAAAAGATTTTTGCTCAAGTCTTTGCGAATCCACATACAGAACTTCAGGTCGACCTTGAGACACAAACATTGACAATTGCTGAAACTGGCGAACAATTCGCTTTTGAGATTAATCCTTATAAAAAATCTTGCTTAATTAATGGATATGATGATATCGACTTCATTTTAAGCCATGTAGCAAATATCGAACAATTCGAATCCGCAAGATAA
- a CDS encoding DUF2911 domain-containing protein yields MKNIAFLISFLMLFTFGYAQKPPMPKATPPSKPMLKDGKPKQVESPLDSSSVTTSDGVKINIRYGSPSLRGRELGVDLLKPGERWRTGANETTTVEFDKNVTVNGQKLSAGKYGLNTIPGEQTSTLIFNKNWKQWGAKFDEKEDVLKVNVPNERKSESQERLTITANESGKIHLAWGTYGLSLDIKADQ; encoded by the coding sequence ATGAAAAATATTGCATTCCTAATAAGCTTTCTGATGCTATTCACGTTCGGATATGCGCAGAAACCGCCCATGCCTAAGGCGACTCCACCGAGTAAGCCAATGTTAAAAGATGGCAAACCTAAGCAAGTCGAAAGTCCATTAGACAGCTCTTCAGTGACAACGAGCGATGGTGTAAAAATAAATATCCGCTATGGCAGTCCATCGTTGAGAGGACGAGAATTGGGGGTAGATTTATTAAAACCAGGAGAACGCTGGCGTACTGGAGCCAACGAAACCACCACGGTTGAATTCGACAAAAACGTAACGGTTAATGGACAGAAATTATCGGCGGGTAAATATGGTTTAAATACAATTCCAGGCGAACAAACAAGTACCTTAATATTCAATAAAAATTGGAAACAATGGGGTGCAAAGTTTGATGAAAAAGAGGACGTTTTAAAGGTTAACGTTCCAAACGAACGGAAATCTGAATCGCAAGAGCGACTTACGATTACAGCAAACGAGTCTGGAAAGATTCATCTCGCTTGGGGAACCTATGGACTTAGCTTAGATATAAAAGCGGATCAATAG
- a CDS encoding glutaredoxin family protein, whose product MARIIKFEKNDCAPCAQVSAYLDNKGIAYETINPFDEPELAVRFKVRTVPTVIVLENDEIKNRIIGFNPAELDQIAL is encoded by the coding sequence ATGGCAAGAATCATTAAATTCGAAAAAAATGACTGTGCACCATGCGCACAGGTATCGGCATACTTAGACAACAAAGGTATTGCCTACGAAACTATTAATCCATTCGATGAGCCAGAATTAGCTGTTAGGTTTAAAGTTCGCACAGTTCCTACCGTTATCGTTTTGGAGAACGACGAGATTAAAAATCGTATTATTGGATTCAACCCTGCCGAATTGGACCAAATCGCATTGTAA
- the leuB gene encoding 3-isopropylmalate dehydrogenase, translating into MRKNILIIPGDGIGQEVTTWGKQVLEAIALKYNHEFAFDEAIMGHTAIEATGNPLPDETLEKARVSDAILFGAIGHAKYDNDPSAKVRPEQGLLKIRKELGLYANLRPILLFDELLDASSLKPEVLRGTDILFFRELTGDVYFGEKKRNEDNTFASDLMNYHRYEVERIARKAFDAARTRNKKLCSVDKANVLETSRLWREVVQELAQEYSDVETEHMFIDNAAMQLVKNPKKFDVVLTANLFGDILTDEASQIAGSMGMLASASIGDGTGFFEPIHGSAHDIAGQNKANPLASILSAALMLDIAFGLQEEAKTVTQAVADTLKAGWRTGDIANAETAKDKILGTNEMGVKVLEFIK; encoded by the coding sequence ATGAGAAAGAACATTCTTATTATTCCGGGAGATGGAATTGGACAAGAGGTGACGACTTGGGGAAAACAAGTATTAGAAGCAATAGCTTTGAAATACAATCATGAATTTGCTTTTGATGAAGCAATCATGGGTCATACAGCAATTGAAGCTACCGGAAATCCACTACCAGATGAAACATTAGAAAAAGCTAGAGTATCTGATGCGATTCTATTTGGTGCTATTGGACATGCAAAATACGACAATGACCCAAGTGCGAAGGTTCGACCGGAGCAGGGTCTGTTAAAAATACGTAAGGAATTAGGTTTGTATGCCAATTTACGCCCTATTCTATTATTTGACGAGTTATTAGATGCTTCCAGTTTAAAGCCGGAAGTTTTACGTGGAACGGACATCCTTTTCTTCCGCGAATTGACAGGCGATGTATACTTTGGCGAGAAAAAGCGCAATGAAGACAATACATTCGCATCTGACTTAATGAATTATCACCGTTATGAAGTAGAGCGAATTGCACGCAAAGCTTTTGATGCAGCGAGAACTCGTAATAAAAAACTATGTTCTGTAGACAAAGCAAATGTATTAGAGACCTCTAGACTCTGGCGTGAAGTGGTTCAAGAACTCGCACAAGAATATAGCGATGTAGAAACAGAACACATGTTCATCGATAATGCAGCAATGCAGTTAGTAAAGAATCCGAAAAAATTTGATGTGGTATTAACGGCAAATCTCTTTGGAGACATTCTTACTGATGAAGCGTCTCAGATCGCTGGATCTATGGGAATGTTAGCGTCTGCGTCTATCGGCGATGGTACTGGTTTTTTTGAACCAATTCACGGATCAGCACATGATATTGCAGGTCAAAATAAAGCAAACCCACTAGCTTCTATCCTATCGGCGGCATTGATGCTCGACATCGCTTTCGGCTTACAAGAAGAAGCAAAGACCGTAACGCAGGCTGTTGCAGATACTTTAAAGGCAGGCTGGAGAACTGGCGACATTGCCAATGCGGAAACAGCAAAAGACAAAATATTAGGCACCAACGAAATGGGAGTCAAAGTATTAGAATTCATCAAATAA
- the leuC gene encoding 3-isopropylmalate dehydratase large subunit, whose protein sequence is MGKTLVEKIWDAHVVKRQEGFPDMLYIDTHLIHEVTSPQAFDGLRKRGLPVFRPQQTVATADHNVPTLDQHLPIKEELSRYQVDMLTKNCKEFGIELYGLGHPYQGIVHVIGPELGITLPGKTMVCGDSHTSTHGAFGAIAFGIGTSQVEQVFATQCLLQQKPKTMKIEVNGELGNGVGAKDIILYIISKISAAGGTGYFVEYAGSAIRSLSMEGRMTICNMSIEMGARGGLIAPDQTTFDYIEGREFAPKGEAWDKALAYWKTLYSDTDAQFDEVLSFDAADIQPMITYGTNPGMGIGITEHIPTTNSQPESERPSYQKALDYMGFHDGDSVLGKPVDYVFIGSCTNSRIEDLRQVAAFVQGKKKADNVEVWIVPGSKQVEAQAIEEGIDKVFEAAGFQLREPGCSACLGMNEDKIPAGKYCVSTSNRNFEGRQGPNARTMLVSPLTAAAAAVTGKIVDVRELV, encoded by the coding sequence ATGGGAAAAACATTAGTAGAAAAGATTTGGGATGCACATGTCGTCAAGCGTCAGGAAGGGTTTCCAGATATGTTATATATCGATACCCATCTTATCCATGAAGTGACCTCTCCACAGGCATTCGATGGATTACGCAAAAGAGGCTTACCGGTATTCAGACCACAACAAACGGTAGCCACTGCTGACCACAACGTACCTACATTGGATCAGCACCTTCCAATCAAAGAAGAGCTATCCCGCTATCAGGTGGATATGCTGACTAAAAACTGTAAAGAATTCGGAATTGAACTATATGGATTAGGCCACCCATATCAAGGTATTGTGCATGTTATCGGTCCTGAATTAGGAATTACTTTACCAGGAAAAACGATGGTTTGCGGTGATAGTCACACCTCTACGCACGGAGCCTTTGGCGCTATCGCGTTCGGTATTGGTACATCGCAAGTAGAGCAAGTTTTCGCGACTCAATGCTTATTACAACAAAAGCCAAAGACAATGAAAATTGAAGTCAATGGTGAATTAGGCAATGGAGTGGGTGCAAAAGATATTATCCTTTATATTATTTCCAAAATCTCCGCTGCAGGAGGAACAGGTTATTTTGTCGAATATGCAGGTTCAGCTATACGTTCATTAAGCATGGAAGGTCGAATGACTATCTGTAATATGAGTATAGAAATGGGTGCTCGCGGAGGATTAATTGCTCCTGATCAAACCACGTTTGACTATATCGAAGGTAGAGAATTTGCTCCAAAAGGTGAAGCTTGGGATAAAGCGTTAGCATATTGGAAAACTCTTTACTCGGATACCGACGCTCAGTTCGATGAAGTATTATCATTCGACGCTGCCGATATTCAACCAATGATTACTTACGGTACAAACCCAGGAATGGGTATAGGTATCACAGAACATATCCCTACGACCAATTCTCAACCAGAGAGTGAACGTCCTTCTTATCAAAAAGCTTTAGACTACATGGGTTTCCATGATGGCGATTCTGTATTGGGTAAACCTGTTGACTATGTGTTCATTGGAAGCTGTACGAACTCTAGAATTGAAGATTTACGTCAAGTTGCCGCATTTGTTCAAGGTAAAAAGAAAGCTGACAATGTGGAAGTTTGGATTGTTCCTGGATCGAAACAAGTTGAAGCTCAAGCAATAGAAGAAGGTATCGATAAAGTATTCGAAGCGGCTGGCTTTCAATTACGTGAACCAGGCTGTTCGGCGTGCTTAGGGATGAATGAAGATAAAATTCCTGCAGGTAAATACTGTGTTTCTACATCAAACAGAAACTTTGAAGGACGCCAAGGACCGAATGCGCGTACAATGCTTGTTAGCCCGCTAACGGCTGCTGCTGCTGCAGTAACAGGAAAAATTGTAGACGTTAGAGAATTGGTATAA
- a CDS encoding 2-isopropylmalate synthase: MLHDPNHLYIFDTTLRDGEQVPGCQLTTPEKVEIAKDLERLGVDIIEAGFPVSSPGDFQSVVELSKAVNDVIICALTRANKNDIDVAAEALKYAKRPRIHTGIGSSDMHIKYKFNSTREEILARAVEAVKHAKSYVEDVEFYAEDAGRADLAFLAQMVEAVIAAGATVVNIPDTNGYCLPDQYGSKIKYLKDHVQNIDQAIISAHCHNDLGLATANSIAAVQNGARQVECTINGIGERAGNTSLEEVAMILKVHNQTFGGITSNIDSTMFTALSRKVSEMMNMPVQPNKAIVGRNAFAHSSGIHQDGFLKHRENYEIIRPEDVGLLEADIILTARSGRHALKHHLERLGYNLDKDTLADCYQRFLILADAKKDINDQDLLTLVK; this comes from the coding sequence ATGTTACACGATCCTAATCACTTATACATTTTCGATACAACGTTAAGAGACGGAGAGCAAGTACCGGGTTGTCAATTGACCACACCAGAGAAAGTCGAAATTGCCAAAGATTTGGAACGCCTAGGCGTTGATATTATTGAAGCGGGATTCCCTGTTTCTAGTCCTGGCGATTTCCAATCGGTAGTGGAATTATCTAAAGCAGTAAACGACGTAATTATCTGTGCGCTGACACGTGCCAATAAAAACGATATCGATGTTGCTGCCGAAGCTTTGAAATATGCGAAAAGACCTCGTATCCATACAGGTATCGGTTCATCGGACATGCACATCAAATACAAGTTCAATAGCACGCGTGAAGAAATTTTAGCGCGCGCAGTCGAAGCTGTAAAACATGCAAAATCCTATGTTGAAGATGTGGAGTTTTATGCAGAAGACGCCGGTCGCGCTGATCTAGCTTTCCTTGCACAAATGGTTGAGGCAGTAATCGCAGCAGGTGCTACTGTTGTCAATATTCCAGACACTAACGGATATTGTTTACCAGATCAATATGGTTCAAAAATCAAATACTTGAAAGATCATGTTCAAAATATTGATCAAGCAATCATCTCTGCCCACTGTCATAATGATTTAGGCTTAGCGACAGCAAACTCAATCGCAGCGGTACAGAATGGAGCTCGTCAAGTTGAATGTACGATTAATGGAATTGGTGAACGCGCTGGTAACACTTCTTTAGAAGAAGTTGCTATGATCTTGAAGGTTCACAACCAAACATTTGGTGGAATTACTTCCAATATCGACAGTACAATGTTCACTGCACTTTCACGTAAAGTTAGTGAAATGATGAACATGCCTGTACAACCGAATAAAGCAATCGTTGGTCGCAATGCATTTGCGCATAGTTCGGGAATACATCAAGATGGATTCTTAAAACATAGAGAAAACTACGAGATTATTCGTCCAGAGGATGTAGGCCTATTAGAAGCAGATATTATCCTAACAGCACGTTCAGGTCGTCATGCTTTAAAACACCATTTAGAGCGTCTTGGATACAACTTAGACAAAGACACGCTTGCTGATTGCTATCAACGTTTCCTAATCTTAGCAGACGCTAAAAAGGATATTAACGACCAAGATTTACTAACCTTAGTCAAATAA